From the Exiguobacterium aurantiacum genome, one window contains:
- a CDS encoding SH3 domain-containing protein — MYTSRWTSSKVIQTIPSGAKVEHLETYGTNKSWFKVRYANQTGYVASRNFALTPPVTEQYGTEHEVQVVVANNGTLNVRTKPVDGNVIGTLANGTVVKVKPIVGSDWGLISYLVNGSLVKGYISLTYTKPYTPPVAGSKEMVITHTAYPYTLTSMIATQRNVFAQSDAYRTAYAYVPKAYITRATATATTGTVNSTELFTTSFQYLKATASSSAKNLASLSTNTKLEYLGTQKVGSTTWFKVKSGLLTGYVSAANVSGNVKVLKDASMTAHSFGVLNPGETVAITGEVGQYYTISYYRPSGYNIRVYDRNWRLATDEEITRQVSPTSFATTSREYFQFLDLSKSADLTAPVLNKSLIGKGILAGRGQAFIDASRTHNVNEIYLLSHALLETGHGTSALATGTLVSTVDGKAVTPKTVYNMYGIGAIDGNAHVKGAERAYKEGWFTPEAAIIGGAKFIGDSYINNPSRKQNTLYKMRFNPSNPGTMQYATDISWATKQTANIYNMYQQLDAYTLYFDVPKFQ; from the coding sequence ATGTATACATCAAGATGGACATCGAGTAAAGTGATTCAAACAATTCCATCAGGGGCAAAAGTCGAACATCTTGAGACCTATGGAACAAACAAGTCGTGGTTTAAAGTTCGCTATGCGAATCAGACAGGCTATGTCGCATCTCGCAACTTTGCGTTAACGCCTCCTGTAACAGAACAGTACGGAACCGAGCACGAAGTTCAAGTCGTAGTCGCCAACAATGGCACGCTGAACGTTCGGACGAAGCCGGTGGACGGAAACGTCATCGGTACGCTCGCTAACGGGACAGTCGTCAAAGTGAAACCAATCGTCGGCAGCGATTGGGGGCTCATCTCGTATCTCGTCAACGGTTCGCTCGTAAAAGGATATATCTCTCTCACGTATACGAAACCGTATACGCCACCTGTTGCCGGCAGCAAAGAGATGGTGATTACACACACAGCTTATCCGTACACGCTCACTTCGATGATCGCGACGCAGCGCAACGTGTTCGCCCAGTCGGATGCTTACCGGACAGCGTACGCTTACGTGCCAAAAGCGTACATCACACGCGCTACAGCGACTGCTACAACCGGGACAGTCAACTCGACAGAGCTATTTACGACTTCATTCCAATACTTGAAAGCAACCGCTTCATCATCGGCGAAAAACTTGGCTAGTCTCTCGACCAATACGAAGCTCGAGTACCTCGGCACGCAGAAAGTCGGCTCGACGACTTGGTTCAAAGTAAAATCCGGTCTATTGACTGGATACGTCAGCGCCGCCAACGTTTCTGGAAACGTCAAGGTGTTGAAAGATGCCTCGATGACAGCTCACTCATTTGGGGTACTCAACCCAGGTGAAACGGTGGCAATCACCGGTGAAGTCGGTCAGTATTACACAATTAGCTACTATCGTCCGAGCGGATACAACATTCGCGTCTATGACCGGAATTGGCGCCTTGCGACGGACGAAGAAATCACACGTCAAGTCTCACCGACATCGTTCGCCACGACGTCACGTGAATATTTCCAATTCCTCGACTTGTCGAAGAGTGCAGATTTGACAGCGCCCGTGTTGAACAAATCGCTCATCGGAAAAGGGATTTTAGCAGGTCGGGGCCAGGCGTTCATCGACGCCTCACGCACGCACAACGTCAACGAGATTTACTTGTTGTCGCATGCGTTGCTTGAGACCGGTCACGGCACATCCGCTCTCGCCACCGGGACGCTCGTCTCGACTGTCGACGGCAAAGCCGTTACTCCGAAGACCGTCTACAACATGTATGGCATCGGTGCAATCGATGGGAACGCCCATGTCAAAGGGGCCGAACGCGCTTATAAAGAAGGCTGGTTCACACCAGAAGCCGCCATCATCGGCGGGGCCAAGTTCATCGGGGATTCGTATATTAACAATCCGAGCCGGAAACAGAACACGCTCTATAAGATGCGGTTCAATCCGAGCAATCCTGGCACGATGCAGTATGCCACCGATATTTCGTGGGCGACAAAACAAACGGCCAACATTTATAACATGTACCAACAGCTCGACGCCTACACGCTTTACTTTGACGTTCCAAAATTCCAGTAA